A stretch of the Halomonas sp. BDJS001 genome encodes the following:
- a CDS encoding c-type cytochrome — MKSLSAALIVAGAALAFSAAAQAESDGEAVYNQACMACHMTGAAGAPIKGDAEAWEPRIAKGIETLYEHSLTGFNAMPPKGGSMNLSDEEVKSAVDFMVQAVE, encoded by the coding sequence ATGAAATCATTGTCTGCTGCCCTTATCGTCGCGGGTGCTGCCCTGGCGTTTTCAGCCGCCGCTCAGGCAGAATCTGATGGCGAGGCGGTTTATAACCAGGCCTGCATGGCCTGCCACATGACAGGGGCTGCTGGCGCGCCTATCAAGGGTGATGCCGAAGCGTGGGAACCGCGTATCGCAAAAGGCATCGAGACGCTTTATGAGCACTCGCTCACGGGGTTCAATGCTATGCCGCCCAAAGGCGGAAGCATGAATCTTAGCGACGAAGAAGTGAAATCGGCCGTTGACTTTATGGTTCAAGCCGTCGAATAA